One genomic segment of Paenibacillus xylanexedens includes these proteins:
- a CDS encoding extracellular solute-binding protein has translation MRLFQRRKAGKASSILAVVTAFTLLLSACSSGSESTSSSGDSGSGEKTTLKVEIFDRGNTPAGYTISDSYLTRFIQEKFGDPNNIDVQFVPVPRSEEVQKLNVLMASGSEVPDIVFTYDSGTFNRYAEQGGLTELTDLINQSGPNLKKFLGDETLAYGQYDGQQFAVPGKRLVLGKYASYVRQDWLDALGLPSPETAEELHTTLKAFKEKDPGKVGTGLIPMGMSIASAQYEPLIWSFIEPLTEEQKYTLTQQLGSNDYPTLLPGFKDALKYMNTLYNEGLMSKDFGLDKDKKKLWEDVSNGKVGFYTEDAGEIYISGTYKNLQTNQPGAVMTPIDAFKNSEGKFAKPAYAPNAMYVMIPKSSKNAEAAMKYLDWMASGNNLFDLQFGVENENYELVDGVPLIKDDASPEIAGRIYNSGDIAIIVNGKYVGDDKKNEEAYVVQVESKYRDDMRKSVAISNTDTIQPVRFSKPIDAEARYGNGLKDKFMEFFVKTTISKPADFEATYDSMMKDYMASGGQAILDERTEAYKAMK, from the coding sequence ATGAGATTATTTCAAAGACGTAAGGCAGGCAAGGCAAGTTCAATCCTCGCAGTGGTAACAGCATTCACTCTATTATTATCTGCATGTTCGTCAGGAAGCGAATCAACATCTTCATCTGGAGATTCGGGTTCGGGGGAAAAAACAACTTTGAAAGTAGAAATCTTCGATCGGGGAAACACTCCGGCGGGCTACACCATTTCGGACAGTTATCTGACTCGCTTCATTCAAGAGAAGTTTGGTGATCCAAACAACATCGATGTTCAGTTTGTTCCGGTACCACGCTCGGAGGAAGTACAGAAACTTAACGTTCTGATGGCGAGTGGCTCTGAAGTACCTGATATCGTCTTTACCTACGATTCGGGAACATTCAACCGGTATGCAGAGCAAGGAGGTCTGACCGAACTTACGGATCTGATCAATCAAAGTGGTCCTAACCTGAAGAAGTTCCTGGGAGATGAAACGCTGGCCTACGGTCAATACGATGGACAACAGTTTGCGGTTCCAGGTAAACGTCTTGTACTTGGCAAGTACGCATCCTATGTTCGTCAGGACTGGCTGGACGCACTCGGATTACCTTCACCTGAGACAGCTGAGGAGCTGCATACAACACTGAAGGCCTTTAAGGAAAAAGATCCGGGTAAAGTCGGTACAGGACTTATTCCGATGGGAATGTCCATTGCCTCGGCTCAATATGAACCACTGATCTGGTCATTCATTGAACCGCTGACGGAAGAACAGAAATATACATTAACGCAGCAACTGGGTTCCAATGACTATCCAACGTTGTTGCCTGGTTTCAAGGACGCCCTGAAATATATGAACACACTTTATAATGAAGGATTAATGAGCAAGGATTTTGGACTCGACAAAGACAAGAAAAAGCTATGGGAAGATGTATCTAACGGAAAAGTTGGATTCTACACCGAGGATGCGGGAGAGATTTATATCTCCGGTACGTACAAAAACCTGCAAACCAATCAACCGGGTGCAGTGATGACACCAATTGATGCATTCAAAAACTCCGAAGGCAAATTCGCCAAACCGGCATATGCACCCAATGCGATGTATGTCATGATCCCGAAATCGAGCAAAAATGCGGAAGCCGCGATGAAGTATCTTGATTGGATGGCTTCGGGCAACAACCTGTTCGATCTGCAATTCGGTGTTGAAAACGAGAACTACGAACTTGTGGATGGGGTACCACTGATCAAAGATGATGCTTCTCCTGAAATTGCAGGCCGTATCTATAATTCCGGTGACATTGCCATTATCGTGAACGGTAAATACGTTGGGGATGACAAGAAAAATGAAGAGGCCTACGTCGTTCAGGTAGAGTCGAAGTATCGGGATGATATGCGCAAGTCGGTAGCGATCTCTAACACGGACACCATTCAACCGGTACGTTTCTCTAAACCGATTGATGCGGAAGCACGTTACGGTAACGGCTTGAAAGACAAGTTTATGGAGTTTTTCGTGAAAACAACCATTTCCAAACCCGCTGATTTTGAAGCCACGTATGACAGCATGATGAAGGATTACATGGCGAGCGGTGGCCAAGCAATCCTGGATGAACGTACAGAAGCTTACAAAGCGATGAAATAA
- a CDS encoding ABC transporter permease — MKTSIYFRRNWQLYALLLLPMIYFIIFKYGPMYGVQIAFKDFNFFQGISGSEWIGLDAFREVFQNQGFYTALRNTLVLNMLDLLVSFPAPLILAILLFELKKAWFKKLAQTLLYIPHFISWVIIGGIVLQVFGTQSGFINNILMSMGFDPLPFLSDKNYWLFTYLAVGVWQSAGWGTILYLASLTGINRELYEAAEVDGASRLRRIWHISLPGIKTTIVTLLIINVGNMISIGFDRPFIIGNVAVREYSDVLSTFVYRVGLQSGQVTLATAVGLFQALVGLVFILGANYTSKKLTDESIM, encoded by the coding sequence ATGAAAACAAGCATCTATTTCCGCAGAAATTGGCAACTATATGCGTTGCTCCTACTGCCCATGATCTACTTCATTATTTTCAAGTATGGGCCAATGTATGGCGTGCAGATTGCGTTCAAGGATTTTAACTTCTTTCAAGGGATCTCTGGTAGTGAGTGGATTGGCTTGGATGCATTCAGAGAAGTGTTTCAAAATCAGGGGTTTTACACTGCATTACGCAACACGTTAGTGCTAAACATGCTGGATCTACTGGTTTCTTTCCCGGCGCCACTAATACTGGCCATCTTATTGTTTGAGCTGAAGAAGGCCTGGTTCAAAAAGTTGGCACAGACCTTACTGTACATTCCTCACTTTATTTCGTGGGTCATTATTGGAGGGATCGTACTTCAGGTATTCGGTACGCAATCCGGTTTCATTAACAATATCTTGATGAGCATGGGATTTGATCCATTACCTTTCCTTTCAGACAAAAACTATTGGCTCTTTACGTATCTTGCGGTAGGTGTGTGGCAGAGTGCAGGCTGGGGTACGATTCTGTATCTGGCATCTCTGACAGGGATTAACCGTGAGCTGTATGAAGCGGCAGAAGTGGATGGAGCAAGTCGGCTACGCAGAATCTGGCACATCTCCTTGCCAGGCATCAAAACAACGATTGTTACCTTATTGATCATCAATGTCGGCAACATGATCTCTATCGGCTTCGACCGACCATTTATTATCGGTAACGTGGCTGTACGTGAATACTCGGATGTGCTAAGCACGTTTGTCTATCGTGTCGGTTTACAATCCGGTCAGGTCACGCTAGCAACGGCTGTAGGTTTGTTCCAGGCTTTAGTTGGACTTGTCTTCATACTCGGAGCGAACTATACGTCCAAGAAATTGACCGATGAGAGCATTATGTAG
- a CDS encoding carbohydrate ABC transporter permease, whose amino-acid sequence MSENTANRIFNTVNVILIVITMVLCLAPFIHIIAISLSSNRAIGSGEVSFFPRELSFEAYTKVFADGSMIRSLIYTIWLTVLSTVLSMVMTIAAAYPLAKSNLKGRKWFMLVIVVTMFFSGGIIPEYILIKNLHLLDSTWGLILPGLISPFYMIILITFFRGIPESLEEAAGIDGSSHFGTLMRIILPLSLPVMATLSLFYAVGRWNGFQDALMYITKPELYPLQLKLYQMIQQNQITELMQNEGIGAVQVLPESLKAASVIFSTLPILLVYPWLQRYFISGVMVGAVKG is encoded by the coding sequence ATGTCTGAAAACACGGCGAATCGAATATTCAACACGGTAAACGTCATTCTTATTGTCATTACGATGGTGCTGTGTCTTGCACCATTCATTCATATTATTGCGATCTCGCTCAGCTCAAACCGGGCGATCGGTTCAGGAGAAGTTTCCTTTTTCCCCAGAGAATTGTCCTTTGAGGCGTATACCAAAGTATTTGCAGATGGATCGATGATTCGTTCCCTCATCTATACGATTTGGCTTACCGTCCTGAGTACGGTACTAAGCATGGTGATGACCATTGCAGCAGCTTATCCACTGGCGAAGAGTAATCTGAAAGGGCGCAAATGGTTCATGCTTGTTATTGTGGTGACGATGTTCTTCAGTGGCGGCATTATCCCAGAGTACATTCTGATCAAAAATCTGCATTTACTCGATAGCACATGGGGACTTATTCTGCCTGGGTTGATTAGTCCTTTTTATATGATTATCCTCATTACCTTCTTCAGAGGTATTCCCGAAAGTCTGGAAGAAGCAGCAGGCATTGATGGAAGCAGCCACTTTGGAACACTTATGCGCATCATCTTGCCGCTATCCCTTCCGGTTATGGCAACACTTAGCCTATTCTACGCGGTAGGACGGTGGAATGGTTTCCAGGATGCACTCATGTATATTACGAAGCCTGAGCTGTACCCTTTGCAATTGAAATTGTATCAGATGATTCAGCAAAACCAGATTACAGAACTGATGCAGAACGAAGGCATTGGCGCCGTTCAGGTCCTGCCTGAGAGTCTGAAAGCAGCCAGTGTTATATTCTCCACGTTACCGATCCTGCTTGTGTATCCGTGGTTGCAGCGGTACTTTATCAGTGGCGTAATGGTAGGTGCTGTAAAAGGTTAA